The Candidatus Delongbacteria bacterium genome includes the window GAGAACTTATGTCAAAATTTACAACACTTTCTTATTACAAGAGAAAAATTAGCGGCGGATTAAATACAATTAAAACAAAAAATGCAAATAAATATAATCAATTTAAATTTAGATTGTATAGTTCTAAGAATACTAAGTATAACATTAAATTTAATACTCTTAATGAATTAAAAAATGCTTATCATAATTTAAATGATCAGTATCATTATTTTCATCATTATTTTCATCACTTAGCTCCTAATTGGTTGCGAGATCATAGAAAATATTTTTCTAAAGACAATAGAGCTTTTGGTGAAGATGCTTTTCTATCTATGTGGTATTATGTTTTTTCAGAATTTAAACCCCAATCTATATTAGAAATTGGAGTTTATAGAGGGGCAACTTTATCATTATTTTCTCTTTTATCAAAACAACAAGGACTAAATGCTGAAGTACACGGTATTAGTCCTTTCTCAAGCGCTGGAGATTCTGTCTCTGTATATTTGAAGAATTTAGACTATCATCAAGATGTCTTAAATAATTTTGAATATTTTAAATTGCAAAAACCATTTTTACACAAGGGATATTCTACAGATATAGAAATGATA containing:
- a CDS encoding class I SAM-dependent methyltransferase, with product MSKFTTLSYYKRKISGGLNTIKTKNANKYNQFKFRLYSSKNTKYNIKFNTLNELKNAYHNLNDQYHYFHHYFHHLAPNWLRDHRKYFSKDNRAFGEDAFLSMWYYVFSEFKPQSILEIGVYRGATLSLFSLLSKQQGLNAEVHGISPFSSAGDSVSVYLKNLDYHQDVLNNFEYFKLQKPFLHKGYSTDIEMIDVIKSKKWDLIFIDGCHDYEIAKKDFELCSQYVKTGGLIVFDDASLYTEYNPKFFSFKGHPGPSKVVSEIPIDSFIEVISCGHNRVFKKI